A genomic segment from Flavobacterium sp. 9R encodes:
- a CDS encoding energy transducer TonB gives MKLDILKNQWLDIVFEGRNKLYGAYELRKSNRKTSMRALIMGAIVFSLAVSAPLIASLLPNSSDDDENLDVKITAVKLPPKKQEEKKPDLPPPPPPKPKVDQVKFVKPVVAKAEEVVEEIVEVKQIKDKNIGAETIKGDPDAILTVDEPVGTGTAAVVEEDNTVYNTAGIEQKPEFPGGMEKFYKFVGNNYQAPEEEGLKGKVYVTFVVEKDGSLTDIKVLRDIGYGTGKEAIRVLNKCPKWIPGEQNGKKVRVLYSLPITIQSAE, from the coding sequence ATGAAATTAGATATATTAAAAAATCAATGGCTTGATATCGTTTTTGAAGGACGTAATAAATTGTATGGAGCTTATGAGTTAAGAAAATCTAATCGTAAGACTTCAATGAGAGCACTTATTATGGGTGCTATCGTTTTCAGTTTAGCGGTTAGTGCACCTCTTATTGCAAGTTTATTGCCAAACTCTTCTGATGATGATGAAAATCTTGATGTGAAAATCACAGCGGTAAAATTACCACCTAAAAAACAAGAAGAGAAAAAACCAGATCTTCCACCACCACCTCCACCAAAACCAAAAGTGGATCAAGTGAAATTTGTTAAGCCAGTTGTGGCGAAAGCAGAAGAAGTAGTAGAAGAAATTGTTGAGGTTAAACAAATCAAAGACAAGAACATTGGTGCTGAAACTATTAAAGGTGATCCGGATGCAATTTTAACAGTTGATGAGCCAGTTGGTACTGGTACAGCTGCTGTTGTTGAAGAAGATAACACGGTTTATAATACAGCTGGTATTGAGCAAAAACCAGAATTCCCAGGAGGTATGGAAAAATTCTACAAATTCGTAGGAAACAATTACCAAGCTCCAGAAGAAGAAGGTTTGAAAGGAAAAGTTTATGTGACTTTTGTTGTTGAGAAAGATGGTTCATTAACTGATATCAAAGTATTAAGAGATATTGGATATGGAACAGGAAAAGAAGCAATTAGAGTTTTGAATAAATGTCCAAAATGGATTCCTGGTGAGCAAAATGGTAAAAAAGTTAGGGTATTGTACTCTCTTCCAATTACTATTCAATCAGCCGAGTAA
- a CDS encoding PstS family phosphate ABC transporter substrate-binding protein, producing the protein MRRINLLLVFLGFLVLGSCKYDKKEETVLKGNVAITVDETVLPLLQAQADVFQNKYDATIKLVPKSEAETLNDLFNGKTGVAVLTRNLSEKEKINFSQKKIIPKITNFAIDAIALVRNKTSNDTLLALKDVIEFMKGNSSNTIKGLVFDNPNSSTVSYIKKLANVDVLPENGVYSFKSNEEVIKFVSENNGMIGVIGMNWISEPSSKMLPYLENINVLSVKTLNGSSFISPTQNNIAEGTYPLARDLFIVNCQGYSGLGMGFASFIAGDVGQRIVLKSGLLPVRVPGRKLNIRNEIENAKE; encoded by the coding sequence ATGAGAAGAATTAATTTATTGTTAGTTTTTTTAGGTTTTCTTGTATTAGGCTCATGTAAGTATGATAAAAAAGAAGAGACTGTTTTGAAAGGAAATGTTGCAATTACGGTTGATGAAACTGTTTTGCCTTTACTACAAGCTCAAGCAGACGTTTTTCAAAATAAATATGATGCGACTATTAAGTTAGTGCCTAAGTCAGAAGCAGAAACGTTAAACGATTTGTTTAATGGTAAGACAGGTGTTGCTGTTTTAACTAGAAATTTATCGGAAAAAGAAAAAATTAACTTTTCTCAAAAAAAGATTATACCTAAAATCACTAATTTTGCGATTGACGCAATTGCATTGGTTAGAAATAAAACTTCTAATGATACTTTATTGGCCTTAAAAGACGTTATAGAGTTTATGAAAGGGAATTCTAGTAATACGATTAAAGGTTTGGTTTTTGATAATCCTAATTCCAGTACGGTTAGTTATATTAAGAAGTTAGCAAATGTTGATGTGCTTCCAGAAAATGGAGTGTATTCCTTTAAATCAAATGAAGAAGTAATTAAGTTTGTTTCTGAAAATAATGGAATGATTGGTGTCATTGGGATGAATTGGATATCTGAACCTTCTTCAAAAATGTTGCCATATCTTGAGAATATCAATGTTTTGAGTGTGAAAACACTTAATGGAAGTTCTTTTATTAGTCCTACACAAAATAATATAGCCGAAGGTACATATCCCTTGGCACGGGATTTGTTTATTGTTAATTGTCAAGGTTATTCAGGACTAGGAATGGGCTTTGCCTCTTTTATAGCTGGTGATGTTGGACAACGAATAGTACTAAAATCAGGATTACTTCCTGTTAGAGTACCTGGAAGAAAATTAAACATTAGAAATGAAATTGAGAATGCAAAAGAATAA